The Setaria viridis chromosome 9, Setaria_viridis_v4.0, whole genome shotgun sequence sequence AGTATTGGCTATTGGCTCTGTCATGGTCGGTGAGTGTCCTCCCCCGACGCCTCTGCTTTGTCAACGCTCCCCTTGTTGGTGGTGGTAGAAAATCAAATGTCAAGTGGTGTTTCCACCACTTCCTCCATTCCCTTCAAGGATTCCTCCCCTTGGATGGTGTTGGATGGTAGTAAGTGGAGCTCGGATGTGCTGTCGGTATCACCATTAGCTTGAAGGGAGGTTGTCATTTCCGATGAGTTCCTTTAGTCCCCATTCCGATGGTTCCTCAGATGGAGGGCAGCAGCGGGGCGGTGTAGCTATGAGGGGTGGTGCAAGGCGCATCGGCCACGGTGTAATCGGCAAGTACGTTGTTCGGTGGTGGCACTAATCAATGATCGGTGGTTGTCCTTTGGCTGTGGTGTGCCCCGTCTTTGAATTGTTCGTGAGTTGTgtttctctcttcctctgttGTCTCTTGGTGTTTGTACCCTGTATTCATGTTCTCCTCTAGCGCTTTGCTAATCCGACCGTTCAGCGGTCCAATGTTTGTAAGAAAACATTACTAGCTAGCTCGACATCTGTGGTTTAATTTAATTCAGGTAGGAACTTTTCGTCCCCATGACCtatcaaaaaaaaacatagacCAAGATAACATCCAAATTCAGCAGAATTTTGAACACTGGTGTAGGCTACCATTTTGATACAATTGTTTTTGAGCTAAGACAAGCATGCTGCTCGAGTGAATGGAACACGTAGCAAATTAAAGTGATCTTATCCAACTGTTTGTTTTGTAGCCATAGCACCAAATGCACGATTTAAATGTATCCCAGTCATGTGCAATTCATCAGCAATCTAGATAAGTCATATTAATGGTGACTTGGTATATTGAGACCATTTAAATGTATCCCGGTCATGTGCAATTCATCAGCAACAAGGTGATACATACAGTAGCTAGCATATTTGTCATCCCCAAAACTTACCATGGCATGTAACTTCATACAAATAAAACATGCATTAAAAATAAGTAATCATAGAGCATAAAGAGGTGTGGAGGGCAACCTTGGCCAGCCTCGTGCCATTTTGGCAAGGCCAAGGGAAGCTCTTCagccttccttctttctttcttttcatgcTCTTTCTCATTTCTAAATTCCAATAGTAGATCATGTCGATGCACTTTAAGTGAGTGAATGCCTGAGAGGGAAGCAAGGATTATCGAAGAGACATCAAGAGCAACTTGATGCTGCATGAATAGGAAATGCCTGTACATCCTGGTATGGTTAGGAGTTCAGTGATCAACTAGAAAGTGTGGGAGTTGAGTCATATTTTTGGAAAAATACAGTTCATCTCAGGACTAAGAACATGATAAGAGTAATAGTCCTAGTATTCGGAGCCCATGAAGGAGGTACCTGTTCGAATAGTAATACAAACACCTTTACATCATGCAAGAACACACAAACGGTGGCCCAAGAGATGGACCTAATGGGTACTTGTGCTATTTTAGGACCTTCTGTAGAGGCTAGCGAATTGAAAAAGCCCTGTTTTCAGAAAGCAAAATTATTGCATGTTAATCTGAATCTATTCTGCTATACAGTTGGCACATTCGTTGCGTTGTTGGTAACAGTTACATAGTGGTAAAAGCAAAACAGTGCTTTCTGGTGGTGGCAAGCAATGATATAAATCTGAAAAGGGAAGGGAACCTATGCTCAGTATCCATCAGCCTTCAACATGTTGGCGATCTCATGCAACAGTGCTTCCgcattcttctccttctttggGTATGGTGTAGTCCATTCTTGGTACTTGTGCAAACTACCAGTAAAATCAGTGAATAGCCCATCGACACCGATCTCATTGAGCCAATACTCATATTCGACATAAGGGTCTTGATTGAAGTTGAAGTGCAAGTATGAATTCTCATTTCTGAATGTGTAAGGATGCACCTGTAACGTTTCCATGATTCGCGGCATCGTTATCTCACAGAGTACGACCACATGAAGGATAATATTTAAGCAATAATGGAGAAATATGCAGATGTCGGATAAAATCAGTCACCTGAAGATTAAGAGCATGTGCTCGTGCGACGAGATCGGTCGGCTGTCCTAAATAGTTATTCTTTGGAGGAACAATTGTATCCTTCCATGGACCAATTCCAATAACATAATTTCTTATGAATGCAAAGTAGGCATTTGAAGTTATCTCATAGTATGACTGCAGAACAGAAACTGGTTCTTAGATGAAGGCTGGCGGAATGTCGCATAACATGAAAGGTAAAAATATTAGTATTGATAATACCTGATTGGTGTCTTGAGTTCGAACTGTCGTGTCATCAATTAGGAACACTTTAGGAGAGTTTGTCATATTCGAGATGTAAATGAGTGAAGTTGGAGCAAAGGATTGTATGAACAGCGGTTGCTTGAACCAATCTTCAGACATATATTCACCTTTATAGCCATATTTCAGTAGTATCTCGACAAACTTATCCTCAAAATTCTTTCCGTTTGACCACTTGACCTGAAGGATTATATCATAGTCACATTCGTTATGTAAGCAAAGGTTCTTCAGAGTTTGTAAGATCAAAGCTACTTACATGTTGGTTGATGAAAACAGGATTTTTGATCTCAGGATATATCCCGACAATCCTGTCGGCGTAAAGCGCAATCAAGATATACTCCTCAAATGTAATTATTTGGTATTTTCCTGTAATCCAGTACAAAAGCATTATTAAAGATCTGCATTACGGTAAAAAGAGTGGATGGAAATCAACTAAAAATACACGTTTGTCAGACACAATCAAATTAAGAAACAAGGTGGAGACGAAAGTATACCATTGTACCGTTGGTCCCTGAAACTGTACCGTTGTTTCACCCTCAGTGATTTAAGCTCTTTAAGAGTAAAGTCCACTGGAAGCAAACATAACCTTACAAGTCACCATAGTTTCACTGGAACAAATGTTGAGAATCACAAAAATAACAGTGTTATTAACATACCAACAAACCATCCGGTCATTTTTGCTCCTTCGACTTCATAGGTTCTCTTCCTGTTGGCAAACTCCCTCCGGTTCGCAACATCGGTTGTTGCATCCAACGTTACATCATGAAAACAGATCAGATGTCCATCCTTTGATGCGAGTATATCGGTCTCGATGAAGTCTGCACCCTCTTCAATAGCTCTCTGCAAAAACCGATGCGTATCTCTGAGTTTACATTAACATATTGAGCTGGTTCGCGCAGCACTGAAGACTCCCGCAGAGCTGGTTCGCGACATCACCGACGAGGCCAACCTTTGGAGCGCTGCCGGCGCCAAACACATTGCTGCTTTCAGTTGGCCGGCGCCAGGGAGCTAGTTTTCAGCCagtttttcttcctttgttgTAAACAGGCGTTTCGGTTGTATTGGTTTCAGTCATGTAACAATCAACAATGTATTCCGTATGCGTACGTCCGGTAAGACCCGCGTTGTAACAAAACTATATTTTAGtcttcttaatataaagatatgcagctctcctgcgtattctagaaaaattaaCATATTGAGCTTCAATCTTTAGAGAATCTCTAAGAGCAGTATTCTATTCTGGAACGATCTCAAAGATATTGCCGTGGCATATTTAAGTACTTTTGTTAATTACATCCAATGTACTGGTGTCTCAAGGGACACAGACCATAGTTTACTAGGGTGTTGTAAACTACAATATTCGTGTAATTGAGTTTCATGTGCCAATAAAATATATCAGTAGTCGCCTCAGAATAAAATATATCAGTACATGTTTGAGCACTTTTCATGTCGTTTAAGCTTTGCTTGTGCAGTTTTAAGGGCGATATTGCTGCCTGTATGCAAAAAATtacataggaaaaaaaaaatcaatgtcaACATGTGAGAAAAGAAGAATTTAGTTACCAGGTAGGCCGCTGCTGTCTCTTCGGGCAATTCGCCATTTGAGCCCCTGTGGGCAATGTTGTAAGGTCTGAATGTCTGTAGTGGCTTCTTGTGGTTTACATCCAGCTGGCCGTGGGATGTTGCAGCAGGGTTGGCTTTGGATCCCCCAAAAAGCAGCACAAGGACAATGATAGAGGTGTACCCTGTCAAAGATGCCATCCTCTCCGGTAGTTAATAGACAAGATCTTTGACACTACCGAAGCATTGAATATAGATGAACTACACATGAATTTCTTGAATTTTCGGTTAAGCACACAGAGGAAATCAGGAATCCTCCATCCTCATTCGTAGCAACTAAAAAAGGCAGTGAAATCAATAGAAAAACCAAACTGTTGCCTAACTCTCGTCTCGCATCTTGCGGATCATATCGATTTCTCAGGGAAAAAAGAGGCACAAAGATTGCCAGAATCACATGGAACTTTTTGAAGAAACCGAATCACATGAACTAGAGCATTCTATCATTGCATCTGTTGAAAGAGCATCGCAGGACACTGAGAATCTGATAACCATACAAACATGAAACCGACCGACGCTCGAGCACCAGAATCGGAGTAACAAGAGGGTGAgaaaggagaagagagagatggAACTTACAGGAGGAAGCCATGCTGCCTCACGTGCTCTGCTCGCTGTCTCGGAGCAGCAGAGTTCACGCGGCAGGCCCTCGAGGGAGACTCATGCTTCTGTCTGCGTGGGTGGCGTCGACGAGCTTGTTATGTAGAAGCAGGAGAGGCCTGCCTGCCTCGGAATATTCGCTGGAGACCGACCGACCGACCGGCTCGTGTTGCAGCGATTTGCGACGCTGTTTCCGATTCTGCAGCTATTTTTCTGCGCCAGGTGTGAATCAAAGACAGCTCTGATCTGAAACATGTGCCTTATTAAGATACAGTTACTTGAGCCCCCTGGGACACGGCATGGAACTATTCGTTCCATTTCCATAATAAGTTTTTAGTTAGTGATGGAGAATGAAGGTGATGGACGATGGGCAACCCCACCGGCATGTGTAAATGTCttaaacaaaaggaaagaaacattGCTCTCGTGAAAAGCTAAAAGGCGAGGGAAATGCTCACCGAATGTTTGCACGTTCTTGGAAGAGAGAGACACCAGCCGTCTTGTGTGCGTTACAACTTGCAAGCACGAGTACGGACACCATGGGCATGGGGATGAGGGCAGTAGCCAGTAGGCAATGCTGTCGCCGTCCAAGGCCTGAGCAGTCGATGGCCGCACGGTCTGCACTCGTCAGTCCTCTTGGCAGCCTCGCCAGTCGCCAGGTCCGCGTCGCTTGTGCAGGGGCGAAGACGTTTGCGAGTCGTGTGATGCGGCAGCGGTCCAGCATTTCAGCGGTCAACCAAAGACACCTCCACCCGGCCGTGTCATGCAAGTCCGCGGAGGCTTGGCCCATCCTAGACGAAGTGCCTGCCCTTGGCAAGAGGAAAGCCTGATGGAGACTCCTCACTTGAAAGATTCTAGCAAGCGAGCTTTTGTAAACCTTTGCATCCAATCAACGATAGGGTCAAGTCTTGATGGATATGATTCTGACTCCCTGTATTTTAGAACATCAAGAGATGGTATGCAAATACAAAACTCATCTAAACGGCACTGGGATAACATTCATTTGCTTGTCAAGCGCACACCAAGGTCACGCCATATACATACATAAATGTGGAATGCCTCAGCCCTCTTGCTTCCTTCAGTAAGCAATCAGCCATCAGCATTCATCATTCGTCATTCTGATGATGATTTGAGAGAATGGGGTGCAAGTGCAGATCACAACTTCGAGAAAAATTTTAAGTGAGCCAGTGGCTGTCGGCAAATTCCCATTGCGCTCAAGATACGCAGTGACAGAAGATGCTGCCTATGGACGGACATACGAAAGAAAACAAAACTGATGGCAAAACTAGCTTACTCAGATGCACTCCTTTTTAGACCAAAATAGATTTCATATGCGTAGCAGGGATTCTTGGAACATCATACTCAACTCACATAATCCAAGTACAGCAACTCCAAAAGGCATAGGCCCAACAACAAGGCTTACATCACTGAATGCCAACTAACTCTAACTTTTAAGCGTGTTTAAATGGCCATCAGATCACCAAAGTTGCGCATCAGGAAAACGGATCCAGCAAACAGACCCACAGCCTTTAGCAGCTTCTGTAAATACGAAACCAAACGAAAATATAGTGTAGTTAGCATCCAATCCAGTGGTAAGAAAATATACTCGTGGAGATCATTAACAAAAACAAGGGCAATAATTAACAATGATAAAAAAGAATTATGTGTTTGGAAAATCTTGTATACCTACTAAGTTGAATGCCAAGACTTTGGATTCTGGGCATAAGTATGGCTAATATTCTGCTCAAAATTTAAGTAAAAGATAGACTAGTAAATGTGCACTCAAAACTGTCCACGCAGATAACATGCAAAGCTAAAAATTATTCCATCACTGACTAGACACACTACCACTTTGCAGCCCCTAGGTTGCAAACTTCATCATTATCATCCAGTCACTCAAGTTGGTACAACAGCAGCAACTGCCATACCGAAGATAACATCCTTGGGAGGATGCTAAGTCAAATCAGATGAATTTGTCAATAAACTCCACTGCTTCAAATTCAACTACTGGCCCACTTAAGCGACCCCTCTAAGCCATGCACCACCACCCTAACACCTTTAGGCATAGATTAGGCCTTACACACCATTGATAAGCTCTAGCAAGCAAATATATAATATTAAATGTAACTTATATGATTATATCTAAAATCAAACTCAATAGTAATGCACCAACAATAGTATAATCACCGatgcttcttttctttgttgcaAGTTTAGACTCGCGCACAACTATTATAACATACATAAGGTACAGGTATTATATTTCTGTCTCTGCCAGCTTATTCAATACCTGTATCTCAAACCCATTTTATGACCAACAAACAAGAGATGGAGTGTTGTGAAATATACACATAATCACGTAAGAGCACTCTAGAAGATACATGTATGTTTCTTCTCAAAATCCAACAATAATAGAAAGAAAAAGTTGTTTACTCATAACAGTCAAATAAGAAAAATTGG is a genomic window containing:
- the LOC117839276 gene encoding glycerophosphodiester phosphodiesterase GDPD6: MASSWYTSIIVLVLLFGGSKANPAATSHGQLDVNHKKPLQTFRPYNIAHRGSNGELPEETAAAYLRAIEEGADFIETDILASKDGHLICFHDVTLDATTDVANRREFANRKRTYEVEGAKMTGWFVVDFTLKELKSLRVKQRYSFRDQRYNGKYQIITFEEYILIALYADRIVGIYPEIKNPVFINQHVKWSNGKNFEDKFVEILLKYGYKGEYMSEDWFKQPLFIQSFAPTSLIYISNMTNSPKVFLIDDTTVRTQDTNQSYYEITSNAYFAFIRNYVIGIGPWKDTIVPPKNNYLGQPTDLVARAHALNLQVHPYTFRNENSYLHFNFNQDPYVEYEYWLNEIGVDGLFTDFTGSLHKYQEWTTPYPKKEKNAEALLHEIANMLKADGY
- the LOC140221322 gene encoding mitochondrial import receptor subunit TOM5 homolog, with the translated sequence MAASAVEKLKALWDSQVNDEEQWALNYKLLKAVGLFAGSVFLMRNFGDLMAI